Proteins encoded in a region of the Paenibacillus pedocola genome:
- a CDS encoding HU family DNA-binding protein, with protein MNKTDLVNNISEKSGLAKKDVEAVLNGVLSEITEALSKGDKVQLIGFGTFETRKRSGRTGRNPQSGTPIEIPESTVPAFKAGNKLKEAVN; from the coding sequence ATGAACAAGACAGATCTGGTAAACAACATTTCCGAAAAAAGCGGATTGGCCAAAAAAGATGTAGAAGCAGTACTGAACGGCGTACTTAGCGAAATTACAGAAGCTTTGTCCAAAGGCGATAAAGTGCAGCTGATTGGCTTCGGTACTTTTGAAACCCGCAAACGTTCCGGCCGCACCGGCCGCAACCCGCAATCGGGCACACCTATTGAAATCCCTGAATCGACTGTACCGGCCTTCAAGGCTGGAAACAAGCTCAAAGAAGCCGTTAACTAA
- a CDS encoding RNA-binding S4 domain-containing protein — translation MRLDKFLKVSRLIKRRTVAKDVSEQGRVLINGKESKPSSTVKIGDEITVQFGQKLVTVKVEKLVETTRKDEAAGMYTLLREEPVAKSSGLDW, via the coding sequence ATGCGTTTGGACAAGTTTTTGAAAGTGTCCCGGCTGATCAAGCGCCGTACCGTGGCCAAGGATGTGTCCGAACAAGGCCGTGTGCTGATTAACGGGAAAGAATCCAAACCAAGCAGCACAGTAAAGATCGGTGACGAGATTACGGTGCAATTTGGTCAAAAGCTCGTAACGGTCAAAGTGGAGAAGCTGGTCGAAACCACCCGCAAGGATGAAGCAGCCGGTATGTACACACTACTCCGTGAAGAGCCTGTGGCCAAGAGCAGCGGTCTTGACTGGTAA
- the yabP gene encoding sporulation protein YabP translates to MIEPVKVNKQHDLHMRSRKQLELTGVQNVESFDSEEFLLRTELGHLTIRGNHLHIKNLSLENGILSLEGNVHSLIYLDPGSQGKNKGILGKLFK, encoded by the coding sequence ATGATCGAGCCAGTCAAAGTCAATAAACAGCACGATCTGCACATGCGCAGTCGCAAGCAATTGGAACTTACAGGCGTGCAGAATGTAGAGAGCTTCGATAGCGAGGAGTTTCTGCTTCGGACAGAACTTGGCCATCTCACCATTCGCGGGAATCATTTACATATCAAAAATTTAAGTCTCGAGAACGGTATTCTGTCCCTGGAAGGCAATGTCCATTCCCTGATTTATCTCGATCCCGGATCGCAGGGGAAAAACAAGGGCATACTCGGCAAGCTGTTTAAATGA
- the yabQ gene encoding spore cortex biosynthesis protein YabQ, translating into MNPAVQWMTLLYMMLAGTAMGLTYDSYRVLSLKLSFPKWLNALLDLLYWVWAALLVFRMLYAGNQGQLRFYVFLGLFLGVWIYFLIFSVTVRRFVVMLIQSVQYTCRLLWRILETLIGVPLLWLWRLLKGTLLLLGRILLFILKLLLRLTKPIWVLPVRWISPYLSRLYHSAWITRSIEWINAWRKR; encoded by the coding sequence ATGAACCCCGCGGTTCAATGGATGACCCTGCTCTATATGATGCTGGCCGGCACAGCTATGGGATTGACCTATGACAGCTACCGGGTGCTGTCGCTGAAGCTAAGCTTTCCCAAATGGCTGAATGCGCTGCTGGATCTGCTGTATTGGGTATGGGCGGCCCTGCTCGTCTTTCGCATGCTGTATGCCGGAAATCAGGGGCAATTGAGGTTTTATGTCTTTTTGGGCCTCTTCTTAGGCGTATGGATCTATTTTTTGATCTTCAGTGTTACGGTGCGGCGTTTTGTGGTAATGTTAATTCAGTCGGTACAGTACACATGCAGACTACTATGGAGAATATTGGAAACATTAATAGGTGTACCGCTGCTCTGGCTATGGCGCCTTCTAAAAGGGACGCTGCTGCTGCTAGGCCGTATCCTGTTATTTATCCTGAAGCTGCTTTTGCGTCTAACGAAGCCAATTTGGGTACTTCCAGTAAGGTGGATCTCTCCGTATTTGTCCCGGCTCTATCATTCCGCCTGGATTACGAGATCTATTGAATGGATAAACGCATGGCGGAAACGCTGA
- a CDS encoding FtsB family cell division protein → MSRLSAEDKGNLSEALTAGAKRRKFIWLLVMAVFFGWSGYIFFDQSASIADKKEVLAKKQASNENVTASLNQLKYEVSRLNEDEYIGQLARKWYNMYLPGELPIRTEQSGQ, encoded by the coding sequence ATGAGCAGATTATCTGCGGAAGACAAGGGAAATCTAAGCGAAGCTTTGACCGCAGGCGCAAAGAGAAGAAAATTCATCTGGCTCCTCGTGATGGCCGTGTTTTTTGGTTGGTCCGGCTATATTTTCTTTGACCAGAGCGCTTCAATTGCGGACAAGAAAGAGGTGCTTGCCAAGAAGCAGGCAAGTAATGAGAATGTGACGGCCTCTCTCAATCAGCTGAAATACGAAGTGTCGAGGCTAAATGAAGATGAGTATATCGGCCAATTGGCGCGGAAATGGTACAATATGTATCTCCCGGGGGAACTGCCAATTCGTACGGAGCAATCAGGGCAATAA
- a CDS encoding S1 domain-containing RNA-binding protein gives MAIEVGTKLEGKVTGITHFGAFVDLSGGVTGLVHISEIADNYVKDVNDHLKIGDVVTVKVINVDKDGKIGLSIKQAVDKPASEVRPPRAPRPERPSGGDRFGGGGGSGGGGGGGYNRERGGRPFKPAAGKPSFEDKMSRFLKDSEERISSIKKNTEGKRGGRGAKRV, from the coding sequence ATGGCAATTGAAGTGGGCACCAAGTTAGAGGGCAAGGTGACAGGCATCACGCATTTCGGAGCATTTGTGGATCTGTCAGGAGGTGTCACAGGTCTCGTTCACATTTCGGAAATCGCCGATAACTACGTCAAGGATGTTAACGATCATTTAAAGATTGGTGATGTAGTAACCGTCAAGGTGATCAATGTTGACAAGGACGGCAAGATCGGGCTTTCCATTAAGCAGGCTGTAGATAAGCCGGCATCGGAAGTACGTCCCCCTAGAGCTCCAAGACCAGAACGTCCAAGCGGCGGAGACCGTTTCGGCGGCGGTGGCGGCAGTGGAGGCGGCGGCGGTGGTGGTTACAATCGTGAACGGGGTGGGCGTCCATTCAAGCCTGCAGCCGGTAAACCTTCATTCGAGGATAAAATGTCACGCTTCCTGAAAGACAGCGAAGAACGGATATCTTCGATCAAGAAGAACACAGAAGGAAAGCGCGGAGGCCGTGGAGCTAAACGCGTATAA
- the spoIIE gene encoding stage II sporulation protein E gives MNKSNVVNLPEWAKAGSKDKAQKEEAWSMRFKNWGIKQPLFQLITVKKWMLLLSLMGFLLGRAMILDELSPFAAAYFAVIVFMRRDSMLPVAAAIVLGSLFTPFPGAIVVASELIIFFLIYKGLENFQRVDLSYAPLMVFVSSFMVGLFRVVIGPSIAWYPLMMSVIDALLGFVLTLVFLQALPLFTFKQKSRALRSDEILCLIILLASVMTGLVGWTVNGLSLEHILSRYLILLFALAGGAPLGAAVGVVTGLILSLADIGAIYQMSLLAFSGMLAGMMQSGRKGAVSMGMLLGSTILSVYFLGPGDVMASTWETSAAVLLFLLTPKGIISAIAKYVPGTADHSRSQHEYARRVRDITADRVTQFSQVFQQLSSSFGQIPRAGEAGKTDREMEDFMSTVTEGACAGCIRRTHCWDAKFYQTYRYMTDMMTTVEECPDITAAQLPPEWNRICGKTAEVLEVMKGQYDLYQHDMRWKRQIYDSRQFVAEQLSGVSQVMEDLAKEIKREGQAMYRQESQIREALEKLGLSIHSIEILSLDPGRVEIEVVHAYTRGFDECRKMIAPLLSDILEENIAVVSETAVHPREGLSMVTFGSAKAYEVSTGVAGAAKGGDLLSGDSFSTVELGNGTFAVSISDGMGNGERARMESSAALSMLEKLLQSGMDEKLAVKSVNSILLLRSPDEFYATVDMALIDQYSAQTTFMKIASAPSFIRRGSEVIPITSSNLPIGIIKDIEVDLISMQLRPGDILIMMTDGIYDAPGYAVNKEIWMKRLIQELEGDDPQDMADELLDKVIRYQGNEIHDDMTIVVTRLDHFHPEWSSLHMPGIGRMERPRTVS, from the coding sequence ATGAATAAAAGCAATGTGGTGAATTTGCCGGAGTGGGCCAAAGCTGGAAGCAAGGACAAGGCGCAGAAGGAAGAAGCCTGGAGTATGCGGTTTAAGAACTGGGGTATCAAGCAGCCGCTTTTCCAGCTTATCACAGTCAAGAAATGGATGCTGCTGCTGAGTCTTATGGGCTTTCTGTTGGGACGGGCCATGATTTTGGACGAGCTGTCACCCTTTGCTGCAGCATACTTTGCAGTCATTGTGTTTATGCGGAGAGACTCTATGCTGCCCGTGGCTGCGGCTATCGTTCTTGGCAGTCTGTTCACTCCGTTTCCCGGTGCTATTGTAGTTGCTTCTGAACTGATTATTTTCTTCCTGATCTATAAGGGGCTTGAGAACTTTCAGCGCGTAGACCTCTCTTATGCACCGCTGATGGTATTCGTATCCTCGTTTATGGTCGGCCTGTTCCGGGTGGTGATTGGGCCGTCCATCGCCTGGTATCCGCTGATGATGTCCGTCATTGATGCACTTCTCGGGTTTGTGCTGACGCTAGTGTTCTTGCAGGCGCTTCCGCTCTTTACGTTTAAGCAGAAAAGCCGGGCGCTGCGCAGTGATGAGATCCTATGCCTGATCATTCTGCTTGCTTCCGTAATGACCGGCCTTGTAGGCTGGACCGTAAACGGATTGTCGCTCGAACATATATTATCCCGGTACCTCATTTTGCTGTTTGCGCTGGCCGGGGGTGCTCCACTCGGCGCTGCTGTTGGGGTAGTGACAGGTCTAATTCTCAGTCTTGCCGATATCGGGGCTATCTACCAAATGAGCCTGCTTGCCTTCTCGGGTATGCTGGCCGGTATGATGCAGTCCGGGCGCAAAGGGGCGGTATCCATGGGAATGCTGCTGGGATCAACCATTCTGTCCGTTTATTTTCTTGGTCCGGGTGATGTAATGGCCTCAACCTGGGAGACTAGTGCAGCTGTGCTGTTGTTTCTTCTCACACCTAAAGGCATTATTTCTGCCATTGCCAAATATGTACCGGGCACTGCCGATCACAGCCGGTCGCAGCATGAATATGCCCGTAGAGTAAGAGATATTACGGCAGACCGGGTTACGCAGTTTTCCCAAGTATTCCAGCAGCTGTCCAGCAGCTTCGGCCAAATTCCCCGGGCCGGGGAAGCGGGGAAGACGGATCGTGAAATGGAGGATTTCATGAGCACCGTAACCGAAGGCGCCTGCGCCGGCTGCATCCGCCGGACTCACTGCTGGGATGCCAAGTTCTATCAGACCTACAGATACATGACAGATATGATGACTACCGTAGAAGAGTGCCCGGATATAACGGCCGCCCAGCTTCCTCCGGAGTGGAACCGGATTTGCGGTAAGACGGCCGAGGTGCTGGAGGTCATGAAAGGCCAATATGATCTTTACCAGCATGATATGCGCTGGAAAAGACAAATATACGACAGCCGCCAATTTGTTGCTGAGCAATTATCCGGCGTCTCCCAGGTTATGGAGGATCTGGCCAAAGAGATTAAACGTGAGGGACAGGCTATGTACCGGCAGGAAAGCCAGATCCGTGAAGCATTGGAGAAGCTGGGACTGTCCATTCACAGCATTGAGATTCTCAGTCTTGACCCCGGACGGGTAGAGATTGAGGTAGTCCATGCTTATACACGGGGATTTGATGAATGCCGCAAAATGATCGCCCCGCTGCTCTCTGACATTCTGGAGGAGAACATTGCCGTCGTCAGTGAAACGGCTGTTCATCCGCGTGAGGGATTGTCCATGGTCACGTTCGGCTCGGCGAAGGCTTATGAAGTGAGCACGGGTGTGGCCGGTGCGGCTAAGGGAGGCGATTTGCTCTCCGGCGACAGCTTCAGCACGGTGGAGCTGGGCAATGGCACCTTTGCGGTATCCATCAGTGACGGGATGGGGAACGGGGAACGTGCCCGGATGGAGAGCAGCGCTGCGCTTTCGATGCTGGAGAAGCTCCTGCAATCGGGAATGGACGAGAAGCTGGCCGTGAAATCCGTCAATTCCATTCTGTTGCTGCGTTCACCGGATGAATTCTATGCGACGGTGGATATGGCGCTGATAGACCAGTATTCGGCGCAGACGACCTTTATGAAGATTGCTTCTGCACCGAGCTTTATCCGCCGGGGCAGCGAGGTCATTCCCATTACTTCAAGCAATCTGCCCATCGGGATTATAAAAGATATTGAGGTCGATCTGATCAGCATGCAGCTGCGCCCGGGCGATATTCTCATAATGATGACCGATGGTATTTATGATGCGCCCGGATATGCCGTTAATAAAGAGATATGGATGAAACGGCTGATTCAGGAGCTTGAGGGCGATGATCCGCAGGATATGGCCGATGAGCTGCTGGATAAGGTAATCCGGTATCAGGGCAATGAGATACATGATGACATGACCATTGTCGTCACCCGTCTTGATCATTTCCATCCGGAGTGGTCCAGCCTGCATATGCCCGGTATTGGCCGGATGGAGCGTCCGCGCACCGTGAGTTAA
- a CDS encoding VWA domain-containing protein, whose amino-acid sequence MRQILLITDGCSNVGESPVMAAAHARQEGITVNVVGVVDYGTIGELGSREIADIAKAGGGLSRIVGTPQLAQTMQMMTRKTVVQTIQQAVNKEVKKILGEGSLEELPPLKRSQVVTVVDELTETTPLRIALLIDASASMKPKLGAVEEAIRDLALSLEAREGRSELAVFHFPGRSSSEDAMLDMDWSSDVSEVRSLFSRLKMRGATPTGPAIFKVLEHYRYDKLDEHRDRRVSEDQGEREGMIGGYVV is encoded by the coding sequence ATGAGACAAATCTTGCTCATTACTGACGGTTGTTCAAACGTGGGGGAAAGTCCGGTGATGGCTGCGGCGCATGCCCGGCAGGAGGGAATCACCGTGAATGTCGTTGGCGTAGTGGATTACGGGACGATCGGAGAGCTTGGGAGCCGGGAGATTGCGGATATCGCCAAAGCCGGCGGCGGACTCAGCCGGATCGTCGGCACGCCGCAGCTGGCGCAGACGATGCAGATGATGACCCGGAAAACCGTGGTTCAGACTATTCAGCAGGCGGTTAATAAAGAGGTAAAAAAAATACTCGGTGAAGGCTCGCTGGAAGAGCTTCCTCCGCTTAAACGTTCGCAGGTCGTTACTGTGGTAGATGAGCTTACGGAGACCACACCGCTGCGCATAGCACTGCTCATAGATGCAAGTGCAAGCATGAAGCCTAAGCTGGGTGCAGTTGAGGAGGCAATCCGTGATTTGGCGCTCAGCCTGGAGGCGCGGGAAGGACGCAGCGAGCTTGCCGTGTTCCATTTTCCCGGACGTTCCAGCAGCGAGGATGCCATGCTCGATATGGACTGGAGCAGCGATGTATCCGAAGTCCGCTCCCTGTTCAGCAGGCTGAAGATGAGGGGAGCTACACCGACAGGACCGGCGATTTTCAAGGTGCTTGAGCATTACCGTTATGATAAACTGGATGAACACCGTGACCGCCGCGTCAGCGAGGACCAGGGTGAACGAGAAGGGATGATTGGTGGGTATGTCGTCTAA
- a CDS encoding protein kinase domain-containing protein, translated as MSSNPPYPVGTVISGKWRGNRYVVERLLGKGANGTVYLVQREGRREKYALKVGNDTLELQSEINVLTSLQSCRKRSEYRARRESPLSSYLLESDDFKGGDNEPFYVMRYVEGRPLHLFLAKNGASWLGLVGLKLLEKLQLLHECGFVFGDLKPENVMVSDYGEAELIDYGGASPMGRSVKQFTEWHDRGFWNAGSRTGDESYDLFSFAVLCLRLLNEDGLKVAAQQLPQTRSVDELTRLARNLPDKKLSSWLCLALKGGFTGSAAAAAAWKHHIYNQRKPAKETMATPRWLKNAFALSLFVLAFTIYWVLRF; from the coding sequence ATGTCGTCTAATCCACCCTATCCGGTAGGCACCGTAATTTCAGGCAAATGGCGGGGGAACCGCTATGTTGTCGAACGGCTGCTGGGAAAAGGGGCGAACGGAACCGTATATCTCGTGCAAAGAGAAGGCAGACGGGAGAAGTATGCGCTCAAGGTCGGAAACGACACGCTTGAACTGCAGTCTGAAATCAATGTGCTGACTTCCCTTCAATCCTGCCGTAAGCGCAGTGAGTACCGGGCACGCCGTGAATCTCCGCTCTCCTCTTATCTGCTGGAATCGGATGACTTTAAAGGCGGGGACAATGAGCCGTTTTACGTCATGCGTTATGTGGAGGGGCGGCCGCTGCATCTTTTTTTGGCCAAAAACGGTGCCTCCTGGCTGGGGCTGGTCGGACTGAAGCTGCTGGAGAAGCTGCAACTGCTGCACGAATGCGGCTTTGTGTTTGGAGACCTGAAGCCGGAGAACGTGATGGTATCGGATTACGGGGAAGCCGAGCTGATTGATTATGGCGGTGCAAGTCCAATGGGACGCAGTGTCAAGCAATTTACCGAATGGCATGACCGCGGGTTCTGGAACGCCGGGAGCCGCACGGGTGATGAGAGCTACGACCTCTTTTCATTTGCCGTGCTGTGCCTTCGCCTGCTTAATGAGGACGGGCTGAAGGTTGCTGCCCAGCAGCTTCCGCAGACCCGGAGCGTGGATGAGCTGACCAGACTGGCCAGAAATCTGCCGGACAAAAAGCTTTCCTCCTGGCTGTGCCTGGCGCTGAAGGGCGGGTTTACCGGATCAGCGGCGGCAGCGGCGGCGTGGAAGCATCATATCTATAATCAGCGCAAACCAGCCAAAGAGACTATGGCAACTCCGCGCTGGCTGAAGAATGCCTTTGCACTTTCTTTGTTTGTGCTGGCCTTTACAATTTACTGGGTGCTCCGTTTTTGA